The Primulina eburnea isolate SZY01 chromosome 13, ASM2296580v1, whole genome shotgun sequence genome includes a region encoding these proteins:
- the LOC140808652 gene encoding protein trichome birefringence-like 12 isoform X3: MLMASKLIPYLIPWLFLPTCILIFLYSALLPLYPTPKPKSPHPEIPLSPPSPCNLFKGKWVFDPTRRPIYDATCPFHRNAWNCIKNQREKMGRINSWKWVPEDCELNVVDPIGFLNLMRNRNIGFVGDSLNENFLAAFLCILRVADDGATKWKRKGAWRGAYFPKFNVTVAYHRAVLLAKYEWQTKQPELSGQDGMEGMYRVDVDVPADDWANIAEFYDVLVFNTGHWWGEDKFPKETPLVFFQGGQPIHPPLKMLDGLNIVLEHMVDHIEKTFPKKALKFWRLQSPRHFYGGEWNHNGSCLFDKPLEQSQ; the protein is encoded by the exons ATGCTAATGGCGTCTAAGTTAATCCCATACCTTATCCCGTGGCTATTCCTTCCCACCTGTATACTCATATTCCTCTACTCCGCCCTCCTACCACTCTACCCCACCCCGAAACCCAAATCTCCCCACCCCGAAATACCTCTCTCACCTCCATCCCCGTGCAATCTCTTCAAGGGAAAATGGGTTTTCGATCCGACTCGCCGACCCATTTACGATGCCACCTGTCCTTTCCACAGAAACGCTTGGAATTGCATCAAGAATCAGAGGGAAAAAATGGGTCGGATCAATTCGTGGAAATGGGTTCCGGAGGATTGTGAATTGAACGTTGTCGACCCGATTGGGTTCTTGAATCTGATGAGGAACAGGAACATTGGGTTCGTGGGTGATTCCTTGAATGAGAACTTTCTGGCGGCGTTTTTGTGTATATTGAGAGTTGCTGATGATGGTGCTACTAAGTGGAAGAGAAAGGGTGCCTGGAGAGGAGCTTATTTTCCAAAATTTAACGTGACCGTTGCGTATCACCGTGCAGTTTTGCTGGCTAAATATGA GTGGCAGACTAAACAGCCTGAGTTGTCTGGTCAAGATGGAATGGAGGGGATGTACCGAGTAGATGTAGATGTTCCAGCAGATGATTGGGCTAATATTGCTGAGTTCTACGATGTTTTAGTTTTCAATACTGGCCACTG GTGGGGCGAAGATAAATTTCCCAAAGAGACTCCTCTGGTTTTCTTTCAGGGTGGCCAACCAATACATCCTCCTCTAAAAATGTTGGACGGCCTCAACATCGTTCTTGAACACATGGTAGATCACATTGAGAAAACATTCCCCAAAAAGGCACTCAAGTTTTGGAGGCTGCAGTCCCCGAGGCACTTTTATGGTGGCGAGTGGAATCATAACGGTAGTTGCTTGTTTGACAAGCCCCTCGAGCAAAGCCAG TAA
- the LOC140810699 gene encoding protein trichome birefringence-like 12 isoform X1, whose product MLMASKLIPYLIPWLFLPTCILIFLYSALLPLYPTPKPKSPHPEIPLSPPSPCNLFKGKWVFDPTRRPIYDATCPFHRNAWNCIKNQREKMGRINSWKWVPEDCELNVVDPIGFLNLMRNRNIGFVGDSLNENFLAAFLCILRVADDGATKWKRKGAWRGAYFPKFNVTVAYHRAVLLAKYEWQTKQPELSGQDGMEGMYRVDVDVPADDWANIAEFYDVLVFNTGHWWGEDKFPKETPLVFFQGGQPIHPPLKMLDGLNIVLEHMVDHIEKTFPKKALKFWRLQSPRHFHGGEWNQNGSCLFDEPLEERQLDLWFDPSNGGVNKEARQLNYLIEASLKGTSIRILDLTHMSEFRADAHPAVWLGKKDAVAIWGQDCMHWCLPGVPDTWVDILTRLISNNLER is encoded by the exons ATGCTAATGGCGTCTAAGTTAATCCCATACCTTATCCCGTGGCTATTCCTTCCCACCTGTATACTCATATTCCTCTACTCCGCCCTCCTACCACTCTACCCCACCCCGAAACCCAAATCTCCCCACCCCGAAATACCTCTCTCACCTCCATCCCCGTGCAATCTCTTCAAGGGAAAATGGGTTTTCGATCCGACTCGCCGACCCATTTACGATGCCACCTGTCCTTTCCACAGAAACGCTTGGAATTGCATCAAGAATCAGAGGGAAAAAATGGGTCGGATCAATTCGTGGAAATGGGTTCCGGAGGATTGTGAATTGAACGTTGTCGACCCGATTGGGTTCTTGAATCTGATGAGGAACAGGAACATTGGGTTCGTGGGTGATTCCTTGAATGAGAACTTTCTGGCGGCGTTTTTGTGTATATTGAGAGTTGCTGATGATGGTGCTACTAAGTGGAAGAGAAAGGGTGCCTGGAGAGGAGCTTATTTTCCAAAATTTAACGTGACCGTTGCGTATCACCGTGCAGTTTTGCTGGCTAAATATGA GTGGCAGACTAAACAGCCTGAGTTGTCTGGTCAAGATGGAATGGAGGGGATGTACCGAGTAGATGTAGATGTTCCAGCAGATGATTGGGCTAATATTGCTGAGTTCTACGATGTTTTAGTTTTCAATACTGGCCACTG GTGGGGCGAAGATAAATTTCCCAAAGAGACTCCTCTGGTTTTCTTTCAGGGTGGCCAACCAATACATCCTCCTCTAAAAATGTTGGACGGTCTCAACATAGTTCTTGAACACATGGTAGATCACATTGAGAAAACATTCCCTAAGAAGGCACTCAAGTTTTGGAGGCTGCAGTCCCCGAGGCACTTTCATGGTGGCGAGTGGAATCAAAACGGTAGTTGCTTGTTTGACGAGCCCCTCGAGGAACGTCAG CTTGACTTGTGGTTTGATCCCAGTAATGGAGGAGTTAACAAAGAAGCTAGACAATTGAACTACCTTATCGAGGCATCATTGAAAGGAACAAGTATCAGGATACTTGATCTGACTCACATGAGCGAGTTTAGAGCCGATGCCCATCCAGCAGTTTGGTTGGGGAAGAAGGATGCAGTGGCTATCTGGGGCCAGGATTGCATGCATTGGTGCCTACCAGGTGTTCCTGATACATGGGTCGATATCTTGACACGACTAATCAGCAACAACTTGGAGAGATGA
- the LOC140810699 gene encoding protein trichome birefringence-like 12 isoform X2: MLMASKLIPYLIPWLFLPTCILIFLYSALLPLYPTPKPKSPHPEIPLSPPSPCNLFKGKWVFDPTRRPIYDATCPFHRNAWNCIKNQREKMGRINSWKWVPEDCELNVVDPIGFLNLMRNRNIGFVGDSLNENFLAAFLCILRVADDGATKWKRKGAWRGAYFPKFNVTVAYHRAVLLAKYEWQTKQPELSGQDGMEGMYRVDVDVPADDWANIAEFYDVLVFNTGHWWGEDKFPKETPLVFFQGGQPIHPPLKMLDGLNIVLEHMVDHIEKTFPKKALKFWRLQSPRHFHGGEWNQNGSCLFDEPLEERQ, from the exons ATGCTAATGGCGTCTAAGTTAATCCCATACCTTATCCCGTGGCTATTCCTTCCCACCTGTATACTCATATTCCTCTACTCCGCCCTCCTACCACTCTACCCCACCCCGAAACCCAAATCTCCCCACCCCGAAATACCTCTCTCACCTCCATCCCCGTGCAATCTCTTCAAGGGAAAATGGGTTTTCGATCCGACTCGCCGACCCATTTACGATGCCACCTGTCCTTTCCACAGAAACGCTTGGAATTGCATCAAGAATCAGAGGGAAAAAATGGGTCGGATCAATTCGTGGAAATGGGTTCCGGAGGATTGTGAATTGAACGTTGTCGACCCGATTGGGTTCTTGAATCTGATGAGGAACAGGAACATTGGGTTCGTGGGTGATTCCTTGAATGAGAACTTTCTGGCGGCGTTTTTGTGTATATTGAGAGTTGCTGATGATGGTGCTACTAAGTGGAAGAGAAAGGGTGCCTGGAGAGGAGCTTATTTTCCAAAATTTAACGTGACCGTTGCGTATCACCGTGCAGTTTTGCTGGCTAAATATGA GTGGCAGACTAAACAGCCTGAGTTGTCTGGTCAAGATGGAATGGAGGGGATGTACCGAGTAGATGTAGATGTTCCAGCAGATGATTGGGCTAATATTGCTGAGTTCTACGATGTTTTAGTTTTCAATACTGGCCACTG GTGGGGCGAAGATAAATTTCCCAAAGAGACTCCTCTGGTTTTCTTTCAGGGTGGCCAACCAATACATCCTCCTCTAAAAATGTTGGACGGTCTCAACATAGTTCTTGAACACATGGTAGATCACATTGAGAAAACATTCCCTAAGAAGGCACTCAAGTTTTGGAGGCTGCAGTCCCCGAGGCACTTTCATGGTGGCGAGTGGAATCAAAACGGTAGTTGCTTGTTTGACGAGCCCCTCGAGGAACGTCAG TAA
- the LOC140810012 gene encoding protein trichome birefringence-like 12 isoform X2 → MLMASKLIPYLFPWLFLPTCILIFLYSALLPLYPTAKPKSPNPDIPLSPPSPCNLFKGKWVFDPTRRPIYDATCPFHRNAWNCIKNQREKMGRINSWKWVPENCELNVVDPIGFLNLMRNRNIGFVGDSLNENFLAAFLCVLRVADDGATKWKRKGAWRGAYFPKFNVTVAYHRAVLLAKYEWQTKQPELSGQDGMEGMYRVDVDVPADDWANIAEFYDVLVFNTGHWWGEDKFPKETPLVFFQGGQPIHPPLKMLDGLNIVLEHMVDHIEKTFPKKALKFWRLQSPRHFYGGEWNHNGSCLFDKPLEQSQLDLWFDPSNGGVNKEARQLNHLIEASLKGTSIRILDLTHMSEFRADAHPAVWLGKKDAVAIWGQDCMHWCLPGVPDTWVDILTRLISNNLER, encoded by the exons ATGTTAATGGCGTCTAAGTTAATCCCATACCTTTTCCCGTGGCTATTCCTTCCCACCTGTATACTCATATTCCTCTACTCCGCCCTCCTACCACTCTACCCCACCGCGAAACCCAAATCTCCCAACCCCGACATACCTCTCTCACCTCCATCCCCGTGCAATCTCTTCAAGGGAAAATGGGTTTTCGATCCTACTCGCCGACCCATTTACGATGCCACCTGTCCTTTCCACAGAAACGCTTGGAATTGCATCAAGAATCAGAGGGAAAAAATGGGTCGGATCAATTCGTGGAAATGGGTTCCGGAGAATTGTGAATTGAACGTGGTCGACCCGATTGGGTTCTTGAATCTGATGAGGAACAGGAACATTGGGTTCGTGGGTGATTCCTTGAATGAGAACTTTCTGGCGGCGTTTTTGTGTGTATTGAGAGTTGCTGATGATGGTGCTACCAAGTGGAAGAGAAAGGGTGCCTGGAGAGGAGCTTATTTTCCAAAATTTAACGTGACTGTTGCGTATCACCGTGCAGTTTTGCTGGCTAAATATGA GTGGCAGACTAAACAGCCTGAGTTGTCTGGTCAAGATGGAATGGAGGGGATGTACCGAGTAGATGTAGATGTTCCAGCAGATGATTGGGCTAATATTGCTGAGTTCTACGATGTTTTAGTTTTCAATACTGGCCACTG GTGGGGCGAAGATAAATTTCCCAAAGAGACTCCTCTGGTTTTCTTTCAGGGTGGCCAACCAATACATCCTCCTCTAAAAATGTTGGACGGCCTCAACATCGTTCTTGAACACATGGTAGATCACATTGAGAAAACATTCCCCAAAAAGGCACTCAAGTTTTGGAGGCTGCAGTCCCCGAGGCACTTTTATGGTGGCGAGTGGAATCATAACGGTAGTTGCTTGTTTGACAAGCCCCTCGAGCAAAGCCAG CTTGACTTGTGGTTTGATCCCAGTAATGGAGGAGTTAACAAAGAAGCTAGACAATTGAACCACCTTATCGAGGCATCATTGAAAGGAACAAGTATCAGGATACTTGATCTGACTCACATGAGCGAGTTTAGAGCCGATGCCCATCCAGCAGTTTGGTTGGGGAAGAAGGATGCAGTGGCTATCTGGGGCCAGGATTGCATGCATTGGTGCCTACCAGGTGTTCCTGATACATGGGTCGATATCTTGACACGACTAATCAGCAACAACTTGGAGAGATGA
- the LOC140808652 gene encoding protein trichome birefringence-like 12 isoform X1 produces the protein MLMASKLIPYLIPWLFLPTCILIFLYSALLPLYPTPKPKSPHPEIPLSPPSPCNLFKGKWVFDPTRRPIYDATCPFHRNAWNCIKNQREKMGRINSWKWVPEDCELNVVDPIGFLNLMRNRNIGFVGDSLNENFLAAFLCILRVADDGATKWKRKGAWRGAYFPKFNVTVAYHRAVLLAKYEWQTKQPELSGQDGMEGMYRVDVDVPADDWANIAEFYDVLVFNTGHWWGEDKFPKETPLVFFQGGQPIHPPLKMLDGLNIVLEHMVDHIEKTFPKKALKFWRLQSPRHFYGGEWNHNGSCLFDKPLEQSQLDLWFDPSNGGVNKEARQLNHLIEASLKGTSIRILDLTHMSEFRADAHPAVWLGKKDAVAIWGQDCMHWCLPGVPDTWVDILTRLISNNLER, from the exons ATGCTAATGGCGTCTAAGTTAATCCCATACCTTATCCCGTGGCTATTCCTTCCCACCTGTATACTCATATTCCTCTACTCCGCCCTCCTACCACTCTACCCCACCCCGAAACCCAAATCTCCCCACCCCGAAATACCTCTCTCACCTCCATCCCCGTGCAATCTCTTCAAGGGAAAATGGGTTTTCGATCCGACTCGCCGACCCATTTACGATGCCACCTGTCCTTTCCACAGAAACGCTTGGAATTGCATCAAGAATCAGAGGGAAAAAATGGGTCGGATCAATTCGTGGAAATGGGTTCCGGAGGATTGTGAATTGAACGTTGTCGACCCGATTGGGTTCTTGAATCTGATGAGGAACAGGAACATTGGGTTCGTGGGTGATTCCTTGAATGAGAACTTTCTGGCGGCGTTTTTGTGTATATTGAGAGTTGCTGATGATGGTGCTACTAAGTGGAAGAGAAAGGGTGCCTGGAGAGGAGCTTATTTTCCAAAATTTAACGTGACCGTTGCGTATCACCGTGCAGTTTTGCTGGCTAAATATGA GTGGCAGACTAAACAGCCTGAGTTGTCTGGTCAAGATGGAATGGAGGGGATGTACCGAGTAGATGTAGATGTTCCAGCAGATGATTGGGCTAATATTGCTGAGTTCTACGATGTTTTAGTTTTCAATACTGGCCACTG GTGGGGCGAAGATAAATTTCCCAAAGAGACTCCTCTGGTTTTCTTTCAGGGTGGCCAACCAATACATCCTCCTCTAAAAATGTTGGACGGCCTCAACATCGTTCTTGAACACATGGTAGATCACATTGAGAAAACATTCCCCAAAAAGGCACTCAAGTTTTGGAGGCTGCAGTCCCCGAGGCACTTTTATGGTGGCGAGTGGAATCATAACGGTAGTTGCTTGTTTGACAAGCCCCTCGAGCAAAGCCAG CTTGACTTGTGGTTTGATCCCAGTAATGGAGGAGTTAACAAAGAAGCTAGACAATTGAACCACCTTATCGAGGCATCATTGAAAGGAACAAGTATCAGGATACTTGATCTGACTCACATGAGCGAGTTTAGAGCCGATGCCCATCCAGCAGTTTGGTTGGGGAAGAAGGATGCAGTGGCTATCTGGGGCCAGGATTGCATGCATTGGTGCCTACCAGGTGTTCCTGATACATGGGTCGATATCTTGACACGACTAATCAGCAACAACTTGGAGAGATGA
- the LOC140810012 gene encoding protein trichome birefringence-like 12 isoform X3, which produces MLMASKLIPYLFPWLFLPTCILIFLYSALLPLYPTAKPKSPNPDIPLSPPSPCNLFKGKWVFDPTRRPIYDATCPFHRNAWNCIKNQREKMGRINSWKWVPENCELNVVDPIGFLNLMRNRNIGFVGDSLNENFLAAFLCVLRVADDGATKWKRKGAWRGAYFPKFNVTVAYHRAVLLAKYEWQTKQPELSGQDGMEGMYRVDVDVPADDWANIAEFYDVLVFNTGHWWGEDKFPKETPLVFFQGGQPIHPPLKMLDGLNIVLEHMVDHIEKTFPKKALKFWRLQSPRHFYGGEWNHNGSCLFDKPLEQSQ; this is translated from the exons ATGTTAATGGCGTCTAAGTTAATCCCATACCTTTTCCCGTGGCTATTCCTTCCCACCTGTATACTCATATTCCTCTACTCCGCCCTCCTACCACTCTACCCCACCGCGAAACCCAAATCTCCCAACCCCGACATACCTCTCTCACCTCCATCCCCGTGCAATCTCTTCAAGGGAAAATGGGTTTTCGATCCTACTCGCCGACCCATTTACGATGCCACCTGTCCTTTCCACAGAAACGCTTGGAATTGCATCAAGAATCAGAGGGAAAAAATGGGTCGGATCAATTCGTGGAAATGGGTTCCGGAGAATTGTGAATTGAACGTGGTCGACCCGATTGGGTTCTTGAATCTGATGAGGAACAGGAACATTGGGTTCGTGGGTGATTCCTTGAATGAGAACTTTCTGGCGGCGTTTTTGTGTGTATTGAGAGTTGCTGATGATGGTGCTACCAAGTGGAAGAGAAAGGGTGCCTGGAGAGGAGCTTATTTTCCAAAATTTAACGTGACTGTTGCGTATCACCGTGCAGTTTTGCTGGCTAAATATGA GTGGCAGACTAAACAGCCTGAGTTGTCTGGTCAAGATGGAATGGAGGGGATGTACCGAGTAGATGTAGATGTTCCAGCAGATGATTGGGCTAATATTGCTGAGTTCTACGATGTTTTAGTTTTCAATACTGGCCACTG GTGGGGCGAAGATAAATTTCCCAAAGAGACTCCTCTGGTTTTCTTTCAGGGTGGCCAACCAATACATCCTCCTCTAAAAATGTTGGACGGCCTCAACATCGTTCTTGAACACATGGTAGATCACATTGAGAAAACATTCCCCAAAAAGGCACTCAAGTTTTGGAGGCTGCAGTCCCCGAGGCACTTTTATGGTGGCGAGTGGAATCATAACGGTAGTTGCTTGTTTGACAAGCCCCTCGAGCAAAGCCAG TAA
- the LOC140809891 gene encoding protein trichome birefringence-like 12 isoform X2, translating into MLMASKLIPYLFPWLFLPTCILIFLYSALLPLYPTAKPKSPNPDIPLSPPSPCNLFKGKWVFDPTRRPIYDATCPFHRNAWNCIKNQREKMGRINSWKWVPENCELNVVDPIGFLNLMRNRNIGFVGDSLNENFLAAFLCVLRVADDGATKWKRKGAWRGAYFPKFNVTVAYHRAVLLAKYEWQTKQPELSGQDGMEGMYRVDVDVPADDWANIAEFYDVLVFNTGHWWGEDKFPKETPLVFFQGGQPIHPPLKMLDGLNIVLEHMVDHIEKTFPKKALKFWRLQSPRHFYGGEWNHNGSCLFDKPLEQSQTAGSTQAVQTEYQVQVVDYLNSSCKRTSVIRPDQVLNALHVFRPLNPNCTPTTFQKITWYPANFWMT; encoded by the exons ATGTTAATGGCGTCTAAGTTAATCCCATACCTTTTCCCGTGGCTATTCCTTCCCACCTGTATACTCATATTCCTCTACTCCGCCCTCCTACCACTCTACCCCACCGCGAAACCCAAATCTCCCAACCCCGACATACCTCTCTCACCTCCATCCCCGTGCAATCTCTTCAAGGGAAAATGGGTTTTCGATCCTACTCGCCGACCCATTTACGATGCCACCTGTCCTTTCCACAGAAACGCTTGGAATTGCATCAAGAATCAGAGGGAAAAAATGGGTCGGATCAATTCGTGGAAATGGGTTCCGGAGAATTGTGAATTGAACGTGGTCGACCCGATTGGGTTCTTGAATCTGATGAGGAACAGGAACATTGGGTTCGTGGGTGATTCCTTGAATGAGAACTTTCTGGCGGCGTTTTTGTGTGTATTGAGAGTTGCTGATGATGGTGCTACCAAGTGGAAGAGAAAGGGTGCCTGGAGAGGAGCTTATTTTCCAAAATTTAACGTGACTGTTGCGTATCACCGTGCAGTTTTGCTGGCTAAATATGA GTGGCAGACTAAACAGCCTGAGTTGTCTGGTCAAGATGGAATGGAGGGGATGTACCGAGTAGATGTAGATGTTCCAGCAGATGATTGGGCTAATATTGCTGAGTTCTACGATGTTTTAGTTTTCAATACTGGCCACTG GTGGGGCGAAGATAAATTTCCCAAAGAGACTCCTCTGGTTTTCTTTCAGGGTGGCCAACCAATACATCCTCCTCTAAAAATGTTGGACGGCCTCAACATCGTTCTTGAACACATGGTAGATCACATTGAGAAAACATTCCCCAAAAAGGCACTCAAGTTTTGGAGGCTGCAGTCCCCGAGGCACTTTTATGGTGGCGAGTGGAATCATAACGGTAGTTGCTTGTTTGACAAGCCCCTCGAGCAAAGCCAG ACTGCTGGATCAACTCAAGCCGTTCAGACAGAATATCAAGTTCAAGTCGTAGATTATCTGAACTCTAGCTGCAAGAGAACATCAGTCATCAGACCGGATCAAGTCTTAAATGCATTACACGTGTTTCGACCGTTAAACCCCAACTGCACTCCAACAACATTTCAAAAAATTACATGGTATCCTGCCAACTTCTGGATGACATAA
- the LOC140810012 gene encoding protein trichome birefringence-like 12 isoform X1 yields MLMASKLIPYLFPWLFLPTCILIFLYSALLPLYPTAKPKSPNPDIPLSPPSPCNLFKGKWVFDPTRRPIYDATCPFHRNAWNCIKNQREKMGRINSWKWVPENCELNVVDPIGFLNLMRNRNIGFVGDSLNENFLAAFLCVLRVADDGATKWKRKGAWRGAYFPKFNVTVAYHRAVLLAKYEWQTKQPELSGQDGMEGMYRVDVDVPADDWANIAEFYDVLVFNTGHWWGEDKFPKETPLVFFQGGQPIHPPLKMLDGLNIVLEHMVDHIEKTFPKKALKFWRLQSPRHFYGGEWNHNGSCLFDKPLEQSQTAGSTQAVQTEYQVQVVYYLNSSYKRSLVLRLDQVLNALHVFQPLNSNCTPTTFQIITRYPANSWMTESCIFVCNLSAFSEARSLDSQNHKEH; encoded by the exons ATGTTAATGGCGTCTAAGTTAATCCCATACCTTTTCCCGTGGCTATTCCTTCCCACCTGTATACTCATATTCCTCTACTCCGCCCTCCTACCACTCTACCCCACCGCGAAACCCAAATCTCCCAACCCCGACATACCTCTCTCACCTCCATCCCCGTGCAATCTCTTCAAGGGAAAATGGGTTTTCGATCCTACTCGCCGACCCATTTACGATGCCACCTGTCCTTTCCACAGAAACGCTTGGAATTGCATCAAGAATCAGAGGGAAAAAATGGGTCGGATCAATTCGTGGAAATGGGTTCCGGAGAATTGTGAATTGAACGTGGTCGACCCGATTGGGTTCTTGAATCTGATGAGGAACAGGAACATTGGGTTCGTGGGTGATTCCTTGAATGAGAACTTTCTGGCGGCGTTTTTGTGTGTATTGAGAGTTGCTGATGATGGTGCTACCAAGTGGAAGAGAAAGGGTGCCTGGAGAGGAGCTTATTTTCCAAAATTTAACGTGACTGTTGCGTATCACCGTGCAGTTTTGCTGGCTAAATATGA GTGGCAGACTAAACAGCCTGAGTTGTCTGGTCAAGATGGAATGGAGGGGATGTACCGAGTAGATGTAGATGTTCCAGCAGATGATTGGGCTAATATTGCTGAGTTCTACGATGTTTTAGTTTTCAATACTGGCCACTG GTGGGGCGAAGATAAATTTCCCAAAGAGACTCCTCTGGTTTTCTTTCAGGGTGGCCAACCAATACATCCTCCTCTAAAAATGTTGGACGGCCTCAACATCGTTCTTGAACACATGGTAGATCACATTGAGAAAACATTCCCCAAAAAGGCACTCAAGTTTTGGAGGCTGCAGTCCCCGAGGCACTTTTATGGTGGCGAGTGGAATCATAACGGTAGTTGCTTGTTTGACAAGCCCCTCGAGCAAAGCCAG ACTGCTGGATCAACTCAAGCCGTTCAGACAGAATATCAAGTTCAAGTCGTATATTATCTGAACTCTAGCTACAAGAGATCATTAGTTCTCAGACTAGATCAAGTCTTGAATGCATTACACGTGTTTCAACCGTTAAACTCCAACTGCACTCCAACCACATTTCAAATAATTACACGGTATCCTGCCAACTCTTGGATGACAGAAAGTTGCATATTTGTCTGTAACCTATCAGCTTTTTCTGAAGCTAGGAGCTTAGACTCGCAAAATCACAAGGAACATTAA
- the LOC140808652 gene encoding protein trichome birefringence-like 12 isoform X2, whose amino-acid sequence MLMASKLIPYLIPWLFLPTCILIFLYSALLPLYPTPKPKSPHPEIPLSPPSPCNLFKGKWVFDPTRRPIYDATCPFHRNAWNCIKNQREKMGRINSWKWVPEDCELNVVDPIGFLNLMRNRNIGFVGDSLNENFLAAFLCILRVADDGATKWKRKGAWRGAYFPKFNVTVAYHRAVLLAKYEWQTKQPELSGQDGMEGMYRVDVDVPADDWANIAEFYDVLVFNTGHWWGEDKFPKETPLVFFQGGQPIHPPLKMLDGLNIVLEHMVDHIEKTFPKKALKFWRLQSPRHFYGGEWNHNGSCLFDKPLEQSQTAGSTQAVQTEYQVQVVDYLNSSCKRTSVIRPDQVLNALHVFRPLNPNCTPTTFQKITWYPANFWMT is encoded by the exons ATGCTAATGGCGTCTAAGTTAATCCCATACCTTATCCCGTGGCTATTCCTTCCCACCTGTATACTCATATTCCTCTACTCCGCCCTCCTACCACTCTACCCCACCCCGAAACCCAAATCTCCCCACCCCGAAATACCTCTCTCACCTCCATCCCCGTGCAATCTCTTCAAGGGAAAATGGGTTTTCGATCCGACTCGCCGACCCATTTACGATGCCACCTGTCCTTTCCACAGAAACGCTTGGAATTGCATCAAGAATCAGAGGGAAAAAATGGGTCGGATCAATTCGTGGAAATGGGTTCCGGAGGATTGTGAATTGAACGTTGTCGACCCGATTGGGTTCTTGAATCTGATGAGGAACAGGAACATTGGGTTCGTGGGTGATTCCTTGAATGAGAACTTTCTGGCGGCGTTTTTGTGTATATTGAGAGTTGCTGATGATGGTGCTACTAAGTGGAAGAGAAAGGGTGCCTGGAGAGGAGCTTATTTTCCAAAATTTAACGTGACCGTTGCGTATCACCGTGCAGTTTTGCTGGCTAAATATGA GTGGCAGACTAAACAGCCTGAGTTGTCTGGTCAAGATGGAATGGAGGGGATGTACCGAGTAGATGTAGATGTTCCAGCAGATGATTGGGCTAATATTGCTGAGTTCTACGATGTTTTAGTTTTCAATACTGGCCACTG GTGGGGCGAAGATAAATTTCCCAAAGAGACTCCTCTGGTTTTCTTTCAGGGTGGCCAACCAATACATCCTCCTCTAAAAATGTTGGACGGCCTCAACATCGTTCTTGAACACATGGTAGATCACATTGAGAAAACATTCCCCAAAAAGGCACTCAAGTTTTGGAGGCTGCAGTCCCCGAGGCACTTTTATGGTGGCGAGTGGAATCATAACGGTAGTTGCTTGTTTGACAAGCCCCTCGAGCAAAGCCAG ACTGCTGGATCAACTCAAGCCGTTCAGACAGAATATCAAGTTCAAGTCGTAGATTATCTGAACTCTAGCTGCAAGAGAACATCAGTCATCAGACCGGATCAAGTCTTAAATGCATTACACGTGTTTCGACCGTTAAACCCCAACTGCACTCCAACAACATTTCAAAAAATTACATGGTATCCTGCCAACTTCTGGATGACATAA